Proteins encoded in a region of the Elusimicrobiota bacterium genome:
- a CDS encoding response regulator has protein sequence MKTIIITEDEKILADVVSDELREAGYNVLVAGTGQECFDLLKTTVPDLVILDIKLPDMSGLRVLEEVRRKSTVLPIVICTAYDSFKTDYEVWASKISDYIVKPVDLDELKEKIKKVLGE, from the coding sequence ATGAAAACGATAATTATAACTGAAGATGAAAAAATACTTGCGGATGTCGTAAGCGATGAACTCAGGGAAGCAGGATATAATGTTCTGGTTGCAGGAACAGGACAAGAATGTTTTGATTTATTAAAAACAACTGTTCCGGATTTAGTTATATTAGATATTAAACTTCCTGATATGAGCGGTTTAAGGGTTTTAGAAGAAGTAAGACGCAAATCCACTGTTTTACCGATAGTAATATGTACTGCGTATGACTCTTTCAAAACAGACTACGAAGTTTGGGCATCAAAAATATCCGATTATATTGTAAAACCTGTAGATTTAGACGAACTAAAGGAAAAAATAAAGAAAGTTCTTGGTGAATAA
- a CDS encoding response regulator, with protein sequence MPETILIVEDELHLRELVHDELVENNYNVLTAENGATALKIIEEKMPDLVILDMKLPDISGTEILAAIRQYNTQVPVIICTAIPQPKLKTYYDRWANVVISKPADLDLLLKTVKELLDKYNQLRKI encoded by the coding sequence ATGCCGGAAACAATTTTAATAGTAGAAGATGAGTTGCATCTTCGAGAACTCGTTCATGATGAACTTGTAGAGAATAACTATAACGTTCTTACTGCTGAAAATGGTGCAACAGCTTTGAAAATAATAGAAGAAAAAATGCCCGATTTAGTAATCCTTGATATGAAGCTGCCAGACATTTCAGGCACTGAGATATTAGCGGCTATAAGACAATATAATACACAAGTTCCTGTTATAATTTGCACGGCAATTCCACAACCAAAACTTAAGACATATTACGACCGCTGGGCAAATGTTGTTATATCAAAACCTGCTGATTTAGATTTATTATTAAAAACAGTAAAAGAATTGCTTGACAAATACAACCAGTTAAGGAAAATATAA
- a CDS encoding TIM barrel protein, translating to MYKLIDLSYQKKIRSKEELIKHMRSFKLKLNLSVGIWYFTPGGGRFHDRYVEEKNIKERLKMAEELADYGVKGIEAHFPAEVNRDNLHLYKKLEKDTGIRLVGIPFSHFFDKDFEFGSLSNPDKKTREKAIKIAADGLKLVKETGANCAISWPGIDGYMYSLGTNYYWMWNNFEESVAASMDETPGIRVAIEPKPYEPAPNNIYRTTAEGILAAQRIESKLKNPENKKLLKQGYTLVGLNPEIGHVRMGYEDAPSAYSLSAFEGRLAHTHFNSQPLGNYDQDLNVGVVEWQNTEALLYALKMIGYKEFLGIDINPEHMPVKKAIEINSKVLNIMNERIEKLPHERIIDCYLNPSKNRGELETILLESMKGNR from the coding sequence ATGTATAAATTGATAGATCTTTCTTACCAAAAAAAGATTCGTAGCAAGGAAGAGTTAATAAAACACATGAGGAGTTTTAAGTTGAAATTAAATCTTTCAGTTGGTATCTGGTATTTTACACCTGGTGGGGGAAGATTTCATGATAGATATGTAGAAGAAAAAAATATAAAAGAAAGGTTAAAAATGGCGGAAGAACTTGCAGATTATGGAGTTAAAGGAATAGAAGCTCATTTTCCAGCAGAAGTAAACAGGGATAACTTACATCTTTACAAAAAACTGGAAAAAGATACCGGGATACGACTCGTTGGAATACCTTTTTCGCATTTTTTTGATAAAGATTTTGAATTTGGGTCACTTTCAAATCCTGATAAAAAAACAAGAGAAAAAGCTATCAAAATAGCTGCTGACGGTTTAAAATTAGTAAAAGAAACCGGTGCTAATTGTGCTATTTCCTGGCCTGGAATAGATGGATATATGTATTCGTTAGGTACAAACTATTATTGGATGTGGAACAATTTTGAAGAATCAGTGGCTGCATCTATGGATGAAACTCCGGGAATAAGGGTAGCTATTGAACCTAAACCATATGAGCCTGCCCCAAACAATATTTATAGAACAACTGCTGAAGGCATTCTTGCAGCACAAAGAATTGAAAGTAAACTTAAAAATCCCGAAAACAAAAAATTACTAAAACAAGGATATACTCTAGTAGGACTTAATCCTGAAATAGGTCATGTGCGAATGGGATATGAAGACGCTCCTTCTGCATATTCGCTATCTGCTTTCGAAGGAAGACTTGCTCATACACATTTCAACAGTCAACCGTTAGGTAATTATGACCAAGACTTAAACGTAGGCGTTGTTGAATGGCAAAACACAGAAGCTTTACTATATGCGTTAAAAATGATAGGATATAAAGAGTTTCTAGGTATAGATATTAATCCTGAACATATGCCGGTAAAAAAAGCAATAGAGATTAATTCAAAAGTATTAAATATTATGAATGAAAGAATAGAAAAATTGCCTCATGAAAGAATTATTGACTGTTATCTTAATCCCTCAAAAAACCGGGGTGAATTAGAAACAATTTTATTAGAATCAATGAAAGGAAACAGATAA
- a CDS encoding response regulator: MKKILIIEDNKHLSEIFNEVFEENGYEVNTALMGANAIKFLQTTQPDVIILDMRLPDIDGLKILEQIRNICKNKTQVIIYTAFEEYRQTCLQVENINFCTFILKPAPVETILSEVEKLLNKTILK; encoded by the coding sequence GTGAAAAAAATACTTATTATAGAAGATAATAAACATTTATCCGAAATATTCAATGAAGTATTTGAAGAAAATGGATATGAAGTTAACACAGCGCTAATGGGTGCAAATGCAATTAAATTTTTGCAAACCACCCAACCTGATGTAATAATATTGGACATGAGATTACCTGATATTGACGGCTTAAAAATATTAGAACAAATAAGAAATATTTGTAAGAATAAAACACAGGTAATTATTTATACGGCATTTGAAGAATATAGACAAACTTGTCTCCAGGTTGAAAATATAAATTTTTGCACTTTTATTTTGAAACCGGCGCCGGTAGAAACGATTTTATCAGAAGTTGAAAAATTATTAAATAAAACTATTTTAAAATGA
- a CDS encoding SDR family NAD(P)-dependent oxidoreductase: MSSKNIFENKVVIVTGAAAGMGEAIAIAFAEKNAKVVACDLNLADVEKVAEKIKKSGNECIAVPSNVTKEPDIDSLVKTTLKHYKKIDILINNAGILFPTKIEHISEKEWDSVINVNLKGVFLCSKAVLPVMKKNKYGRIINMSSSAGKNISTLGGAHYTASKAGVLGFTRHCAKEYAEYNITINAVCPGLIDTEMVRKNVTTERLDNYIKSFPIHRLGTPEEVASLVLFLASDEASYITGCSLDINGGDLMI, translated from the coding sequence ATGTCTTCTAAAAATATTTTTGAAAATAAAGTTGTAATTGTTACGGGTGCGGCTGCCGGTATGGGCGAGGCAATAGCAATTGCATTTGCAGAAAAAAATGCAAAAGTGGTTGCTTGTGACTTGAATCTTGCCGATGTAGAAAAAGTAGCAGAAAAAATTAAAAAATCAGGCAATGAATGTATTGCTGTTCCGTCCAACGTAACAAAAGAACCGGATATTGATTCTCTGGTTAAAACCACGTTAAAACATTACAAAAAAATAGACATTCTTATCAATAACGCCGGTATTTTATTCCCGACTAAAATCGAACATATAAGTGAGAAAGAGTGGGATTCGGTTATTAATGTCAATTTAAAAGGTGTCTTCCTCTGTTCGAAAGCAGTACTTCCTGTAATGAAAAAAAACAAATACGGCAGGATAATCAACATGTCGTCGTCTGCAGGTAAAAACATCAGTACTTTAGGGGGCGCCCACTATACTGCATCAAAAGCGGGAGTACTTGGCTTTACACGTCACTGCGCAAAAGAATATGCTGAATATAATATTACAATTAACGCAGTTTGCCCGGGACTTATCGACACCGAAATGGTAAGGAAAAATGTAACAACAGAACGGCTTGATAATTATATAAAATCGTTCCCAATTCACCGTTTGGGTACACCCGAAGAAGTTGCATCATTAGTACTTTTTCTGGCATCAGATGAAGCTTCTTACATTACCGGTTGTTCGCTTGATATTAACGGCGGCGACCTTATGATATAA
- a CDS encoding response regulator: MKKILIADDEKNLSQIFKDELEDLGYSVDIVETGLTAISYIENAKPDLVILDISLPDINGIKVLQQLKDEYPALPVIMCTGYGQFEEYYQRFTDKEIEFYSYLVKPIALEKLVTTVKNAIGEP; the protein is encoded by the coding sequence ATGAAAAAAATTCTTATTGCAGATGATGAAAAAAATTTAAGTCAGATATTCAAGGATGAACTTGAAGATTTGGGATATAGTGTTGATATAGTAGAAACAGGGCTTACGGCAATAAGTTACATAGAAAATGCAAAACCTGATTTAGTTATATTGGATATTAGTCTTCCGGACATAAATGGAATTAAAGTTTTACAGCAACTGAAAGATGAATATCCTGCTCTCCCTGTCATAATGTGTACCGGTTATGGACAATTTGAAGAATATTACCAAAGATTCACAGATAAAGAAATAGAATTCTATAGCTATCTTGTAAAACCCATTGCACTCGAAAAACTCGTAACTACAGTTAAAAACGCAATTGGTGAGCCATAA
- a CDS encoding Gfo/Idh/MocA family oxidoreductase → MKKIKVGIIGVGQIGKNHLETYKNIPGVEIVAIADVNEEECKRVSKIHNIPYIYTDFRKLLKRGDIDAIDVCLHNNFHMPVTVASLESGKHVYCEKPMAGSYRDAFTMLKTARDNKLKLSIQLAGIFLDETKAAKVLIDKEHLGKIYHARSTGYRRRGRPFLDAGGSKNFVSKKYAGGGALFDMGVYHISALLYLMGNPEVSSISGKTYREIDVDSARKKQSGYDVEELGLGFVKFNKNITMDIIESWAIHLNVFEGSSIVGNRGGIRLQPFGFYRNLGDFELNSTADMYMLNRRWHSFNKNADAYDNSQQHWIAALQGRVKLLPTAELALNTMLISEGIYISDKLGREVTADEVIKKSKSTAVRL, encoded by the coding sequence ATGAAAAAAATAAAAGTTGGTATTATTGGTGTGGGACAAATCGGAAAGAATCATTTAGAAACTTATAAAAACATTCCTGGTGTGGAAATAGTTGCAATAGCGGATGTAAATGAAGAAGAATGCAAACGTGTATCTAAAATCCACAACATCCCTTATATCTATACTGACTTCAGGAAACTGCTCAAACGGGGTGATATTGATGCAATTGATGTATGCTTGCATAATAATTTTCACATGCCGGTTACCGTAGCATCTCTTGAATCCGGCAAACATGTCTACTGTGAAAAACCAATGGCAGGTTCGTATAGAGATGCTTTCACCATGTTAAAAACCGCAAGGGATAATAAACTTAAACTCAGCATCCAACTTGCCGGCATTTTCTTAGATGAAACCAAAGCAGCTAAAGTCCTTATAGATAAAGAACACCTTGGTAAAATTTACCATGCCCGCTCAACAGGGTATCGTCGTCGCGGCAGACCTTTTCTGGATGCAGGCGGGTCCAAGAACTTCGTAAGTAAAAAATATGCAGGTGGCGGTGCATTATTTGATATGGGTGTCTACCATATCTCCGCTTTATTATACCTCATGGGTAATCCTGAAGTATCGAGTATTTCAGGAAAAACATACAGGGAAATTGATGTTGATTCTGCACGTAAAAAACAGAGCGGATACGATGTAGAAGAATTAGGCTTGGGTTTCGTTAAATTCAATAAGAACATTACTATGGATATTATAGAATCCTGGGCGATACATCTTAACGTTTTTGAAGGTTCATCTATTGTTGGTAATAGAGGCGGTATCAGATTACAACCTTTTGGTTTTTATAGGAATCTTGGTGATTTTGAATTGAATAGCACTGCTGATATGTACATGCTTAATCGCCGCTGGCATTCTTTTAATAAAAACGCTGATGCCTATGATAATTCGCAGCAACATTGGATTGCTGCATTACAAGGACGTGTAAAACTATTGCCTACAGCAGAACTTGCACTTAACACAATGCTTATATCCGAAGGAATTTATATTTCAGATAAACTCGGCAGAGAAGTTACTGCTGACGAAGTGATTAAAAAATCCAAATCGACGGCAGTTAGATTATAA
- a CDS encoding sensor domain-containing diguanylate cyclase, whose translation MLLVIFLFLLAISFIEVLGWLNPLFRYLVFGVIFTFLLYQYYKIRQLGKERLLTQEELTRTNEIIQKLLTTTNFNKLLSLIIDNLIREKRFCSVFIYKLEENSTLKCIATNGAVALKGINKFTFVPEQDKMIERTIRLKTPITIQNTGENQLIDKEITENLKLKQFILLPLAVQDKILGLIIIGNDKDKITFTSKDIAISTAISNQAAVALQNAQLYLKIQELSIIDELTQVYNHRFFQQRITEETELAKRYNSILSLAIIDIDHFKNYNDKNGHLAGNDCIKQVAKIISQSLRRTDIVSRYGGDEFALILPATDKYGAIKILEKIKTDVEKYPFEFRHNQPNGKLTISVGASIYPQDAKESMELINIADKSLYRAKKLGRNRVIAH comes from the coding sequence ATGCTATTAGTTATTTTTCTATTCCTTCTTGCAATTTCCTTTATTGAAGTTTTGGGATGGTTAAACCCTTTATTCCGTTATCTCGTTTTTGGCGTTATTTTTACGTTCCTGTTGTATCAATACTATAAAATCAGACAACTCGGAAAAGAAAGATTACTCACCCAAGAAGAACTCACAAGAACAAACGAAATTATTCAGAAATTGCTTACTACAACAAATTTCAACAAATTACTATCTTTAATAATTGACAACCTAATAAGAGAAAAACGTTTTTGTTCAGTTTTTATATATAAGCTGGAAGAAAACAGCACTCTTAAATGCATAGCAACTAATGGTGCTGTCGCCCTAAAAGGTATTAATAAATTTACATTTGTACCGGAACAGGATAAAATGATAGAGCGGACCATTAGGTTAAAAACACCGATTACAATTCAAAATACAGGAGAAAATCAGCTTATAGACAAGGAAATAACAGAAAATCTGAAGTTAAAACAATTTATACTATTACCGCTTGCAGTCCAGGACAAAATACTGGGTTTAATTATTATCGGTAATGATAAAGATAAAATAACTTTTACGTCAAAAGATATCGCTATCTCAACCGCAATTTCTAATCAGGCTGCAGTTGCTTTACAAAATGCACAACTTTACCTGAAAATACAAGAACTGTCAATTATAGATGAACTGACACAAGTATATAACCACCGGTTTTTTCAACAGCGGATAACAGAAGAAACAGAACTAGCAAAAAGATATAACAGTATTTTATCATTAGCTATAATCGATATTGACCATTTCAAAAATTACAATGATAAAAACGGCCACCTTGCAGGAAATGATTGCATTAAGCAAGTGGCTAAAATAATATCTCAGAGCTTAAGAAGAACTGATATTGTATCAAGATATGGTGGAGACGAATTTGCATTAATTCTTCCGGCCACAGATAAATATGGAGCCATAAAAATACTGGAGAAAATAAAAACCGATGTAGAAAAATATCCGTTTGAATTTAGACACAATCAACCCAATGGTAAGCTTACAATAAGTGTAGGTGCCTCTATATATCCGCAAGATGCCAAAGAATCTATGGAACTTATTAATATCGCGGACAAGTCATTATACAGGGCAAAAAAGCTGGGCAGAAATAGAGTAATAGCTCATTAA
- a CDS encoding Gfo/Idh/MocA family oxidoreductase, with protein MNTKKRKLHMGMVGGSLEAFIGEVHRKAARLDGKIDIVSGVFSSNPEKSKKTGEALNLDSKRIYKNFEEMAEKESKLPENERIDFVSIVTPNHLHFAPAKLFLESGFHVICDKPLAFNLKEGLDLKKIVKSSGKVFALTHNYTGYPMVKQARHMVRNNELGKVLKIIVEYPQGWLIKTIEKEGQKQALWRTDPKQSGISACMGDIGTHCENLASYITGLELESVCADLTIFMQGRKLDDDGNVLLRYKGGAKGVLHASQISFGEENGLNIRIYCEKGRLYWKQEIPQYLYVQKEGTPLMLYSTGSSYLCEAAKRGTRLPSGHPEAFIEAFANIYINATDTMRAIDAGIRPTELEKDFPTVDDGVNGLSFVKAAVENGFNDKIKWTKIRDVYKI; from the coding sequence ATGAATACTAAAAAAAGAAAATTACATATGGGTATGGTAGGCGGAAGTCTTGAAGCTTTTATCGGTGAGGTTCACAGAAAAGCGGCAAGATTAGACGGCAAAATAGATATAGTTTCGGGTGTATTTTCATCTAATCCCGAAAAATCAAAAAAAACAGGTGAAGCGTTAAATCTTGACAGTAAAAGAATATATAAAAACTTTGAGGAAATGGCAGAAAAAGAATCTAAATTGCCTGAAAATGAACGCATAGATTTCGTATCTATTGTAACTCCAAATCATCTTCATTTTGCACCCGCAAAATTGTTCCTTGAATCTGGTTTTCATGTAATATGTGACAAACCACTCGCATTCAATTTAAAAGAAGGACTTGATTTAAAAAAAATAGTAAAATCGTCAGGAAAAGTATTTGCCTTAACCCATAATTATACCGGTTATCCTATGGTTAAACAAGCACGTCATATGGTTAGAAATAATGAGTTAGGTAAAGTTTTAAAAATTATTGTTGAATATCCTCAAGGCTGGCTCATAAAAACTATTGAAAAAGAAGGACAAAAACAGGCTTTATGGCGTACCGACCCTAAACAATCCGGTATATCAGCCTGCATGGGTGACATTGGAACACACTGTGAAAATCTCGCTTCGTATATTACAGGACTTGAACTTGAAAGCGTTTGTGCTGACTTAACCATATTTATGCAAGGTCGTAAACTTGATGACGACGGTAATGTTCTATTGCGTTATAAAGGCGGTGCTAAAGGTGTCCTTCATGCATCACAAATATCTTTTGGTGAAGAGAATGGTTTAAATATACGTATATATTGTGAAAAAGGACGTTTATATTGGAAACAAGAAATTCCACAATATCTTTATGTTCAAAAAGAAGGAACGCCTCTTATGCTGTATTCAACCGGAAGCAGTTATTTATGCGAAGCTGCAAAGCGTGGAACAAGATTGCCTTCAGGACACCCGGAAGCGTTTATTGAAGCATTTGCAAATATTTATATAAATGCAACAGATACTATGCGGGCAATAGATGCAGGAATAAGACCCACCGAATTAGAAAAAGATTTTCCGACTGTAGATGACGGAGTTAATGGTCTATCATTTGTTAAAGCTGCTGTAGAAAACGGTTTTAATGACAAGATTAAATGGACAAAAATCAGAGATGTTTATAAAATCTGA
- a CDS encoding sugar phosphate isomerase/epimerase translates to MINIALQLWSVREDCARNLPETLKSIAKMGYTGVEFAGYYEKTAKELKKILDDVGLKAVGTHLAIDPLLGDELKKTVEFNHVIGNKYLIVAGLKEERSCSKPAWLETAKLMNEISGKVKPEKMRIGYHNHANEFKHMNGELPWDIFFKAANPDIIMQLDAGNAMMGGVSADGLLDILNRYPDRAVTVHLKDYLAKDEKVLLGEGEANIKKFISLCETHGKTEWYIVEQSRYAFTPMECVERCINNLKTLLK, encoded by the coding sequence ATGATAAACATAGCATTGCAACTTTGGTCAGTTCGTGAAGATTGTGCCCGTAACCTGCCTGAAACTCTAAAATCCATTGCAAAGATGGGTTATACGGGTGTTGAATTCGCGGGGTATTACGAAAAAACTGCCAAAGAATTAAAAAAAATATTGGACGACGTTGGATTGAAAGCTGTAGGAACACATTTGGCTATTGACCCATTGCTTGGAGATGAACTAAAAAAAACAGTTGAATTCAATCATGTTATCGGTAACAAATATTTAATAGTTGCCGGATTAAAAGAAGAAAGAAGTTGTTCAAAACCAGCCTGGCTTGAAACAGCAAAACTAATGAACGAAATCTCGGGAAAGGTGAAACCCGAAAAAATGCGTATAGGATATCATAATCACGCGAATGAATTTAAGCATATGAATGGCGAATTACCATGGGATATTTTCTTTAAAGCTGCTAACCCCGATATAATAATGCAGCTGGATGCAGGTAACGCAATGATGGGCGGAGTCAGTGCAGATGGATTACTGGACATACTAAATCGTTATCCGGACCGTGCTGTTACCGTACATCTAAAAGATTATTTAGCCAAGGATGAAAAAGTACTATTGGGAGAAGGCGAAGCAAATATAAAAAAATTTATATCACTTTGCGAAACCCATGGTAAGACGGAATGGTATATTGTAGAGCAATCAAGGTATGCCTTTACGCCAATGGAATGTGTTGAACGTTGTATTAATAACTTAAAAACATTATTAAAATGA
- a CDS encoding FGGY-family carbohydrate kinase encodes MSKNVYSLGIEFSTQSVKIVILDVNEGDIIYTSKFDYDNAFPKYKTVGGVLASPVPETNHTSPLMLIEALDYSFKNIIKNRIRLSEIHIIKIDAMQHCTIYTNHFFKDRIKSLNPEKELTEQIQFTLSRNTVPIWEDRSPVEETKILTEMFKGRRGISYITGNKAELRFPAAQIIKWAKKFPKEYNETTNIFLLSAFITSILAGKIVPVDTGDGWGTNLNNININKPQWSKQVLQEINLYLNKLGLSTSLEEKIGNITHYDTKVGKISSYFVKKYGVNSKAIILAGTGDNPATLSGSGGNIVVSLGSSYTVNGIMKKIKYSLNGEYNIFGYTKGTAMALSCITNGGKVHNHFLKKYIIKSLDTGIRDSVWKEYIKKAGRPVLSKQEKLMLPYLMSESVPLCKQGIIRDGFNEDYPETNIRALHISQILSLRLHSTHLNKVNSICIVGGGSRNTFLRQLISDIFNADSYTIKNSNYAAPIGCAISGAKVLLRTSYKKSTDIFVQKDKSTFLKPIKENAPNIEILLKRYAKLEQNHTAKLPV; translated from the coding sequence ATGAGTAAAAATGTATATTCTTTGGGAATAGAATTCAGCACTCAATCTGTGAAAATCGTTATACTTGATGTAAACGAAGGAGATATTATTTATACATCAAAATTTGATTACGATAATGCTTTTCCTAAGTATAAGACGGTTGGTGGTGTGCTTGCTTCACCTGTTCCTGAAACAAATCATACATCACCATTAATGCTCATTGAAGCATTGGATTATTCCTTCAAAAACATAATCAAAAATAGAATAAGATTATCTGAAATACATATTATCAAAATAGACGCAATGCAACATTGTACAATATATACAAACCATTTTTTTAAAGATAGAATTAAATCATTGAATCCGGAAAAAGAGTTAACAGAGCAAATACAATTTACACTTTCAAGAAATACGGTACCGATATGGGAAGACAGGAGTCCTGTTGAAGAAACAAAAATTTTAACAGAAATGTTTAAAGGTAGAAGAGGAATATCTTATATTACAGGTAATAAAGCAGAATTAAGATTTCCAGCTGCACAAATAATAAAATGGGCAAAGAAATTTCCTAAAGAATACAATGAAACGACAAATATATTTTTATTAAGTGCATTTATAACATCTATTTTAGCAGGAAAAATAGTACCAGTAGATACAGGTGACGGATGGGGAACAAATTTAAATAACATAAACATTAATAAACCTCAATGGAGCAAACAAGTATTACAAGAAATTAATTTGTATTTGAATAAGCTAGGATTATCTACATCTTTGGAAGAAAAAATCGGAAATATAACTCATTACGATACTAAAGTAGGAAAAATTAGTAGTTATTTTGTAAAAAAATATGGTGTTAATTCAAAGGCAATAATATTGGCAGGAACAGGAGACAATCCGGCAACATTATCAGGTTCTGGCGGTAACATTGTTGTTTCTTTAGGTAGTAGTTATACAGTAAACGGTATTATGAAAAAAATAAAATATTCACTAAATGGTGAATACAACATATTTGGATATACAAAAGGAACAGCAATGGCATTAAGTTGTATTACTAATGGTGGAAAAGTACATAACCACTTTTTAAAAAAATATATTATTAAATCTTTAGATACAGGGATAAGGGACTCTGTGTGGAAAGAATACATAAAAAAAGCAGGAAGACCTGTTTTATCAAAACAGGAGAAACTTATGCTGCCTTATTTAATGAGTGAATCAGTCCCTTTATGCAAGCAAGGTATCATAAGAGACGGATTTAATGAAGACTACCCTGAAACAAATATACGAGCATTACATATTTCACAGATTTTATCATTGCGACTGCATTCCACACATTTAAATAAAGTTAATAGTATTTGCATAGTAGGAGGTGGGTCTAGAAATACATTTTTGAGACAACTAATAAGTGATATTTTTAATGCTGATAGCTATACAATAAAAAACTCAAACTACGCGGCACCGATAGGATGTGCTATAAGTGGTGCAAAAGTTTTATTAAGAACTTCTTATAAAAAATCTACAGACATATTCGTGCAGAAAGATAAATCTACATTTTTAAAACCAATAAAAGAAAATGCACCAAACATAGAAATATTACTCAAAAGATATGCAAAATTAGAACAAAACCATACAGCCAAATTGCCTGTTTAA